A single region of the Salvia miltiorrhiza cultivar Shanhuang (shh) chromosome 8, IMPLAD_Smil_shh, whole genome shotgun sequence genome encodes:
- the LOC130998702 gene encoding uncharacterized protein LOC130998702, whose amino-acid sequence MIAVARRNLSCLFVNPNSFLCNSNAQLFPSIHFLSTWRVKNLIPNPEIYDLLLNKHQFPPELASIASSGLPKASSPIGADSVVSFLKENSFTATQLQKVVTYNPRILGFTIESINLKFKVFQSLGLSPKEIAKIISEHTTSLHSSYENSIIPKLSMLKCLLGSDHNVARLLKRCSWFLSADLEKTLMPNMEILKSYSIPMVHILHFLHLRPRCFVVKPDIMQKSVVRAIEFGVPWTSGVFIQAVSLFTHTSEGMWEVKVQTLRDLGFSDDDILTIFRKQPLVFSQSGKKMKNVTELLLATGKYDLSSIVTCPVALMCSMKKRLEPRLQILRLLESRSLIEKWPKLSAVATLIEDRFFDRFVEPYRDEIGEEHITKIYVKTKRDDTL is encoded by the coding sequence ATGATTGCAGTTGCACGCAGGAATCTCTCTTGTTTATTTGTAAACCCTAATTCATTTCTCTGCAACTCCAATGCTCAACTCTTCCCGTCAATCCATTTCTTATCCACTTGGAGGGTGAAAAACCTAATCCCTAACCCTGAAATCTACGATCTATTGCTCAACAAACACCAATTTCCTCCTGAATTAGCTTCAATAGCTTCATCGGGTTTACCTAAAGCTAGTAGCCCCATAGGAGCTGATTCAGTAGTGTCATTCCTCAAAGAGAATAGCTTTACGGCTACTCAGCTGCAGAAAGTCGTCACATATAATCCTCGAATTCTAGGGTTTACCATTGAGAGCATTAATCTCAAATTCAAGGTATTCCAGAGTTTGGGCCTTTCCCCCAAGGAGATTGCCAAGATAATATCCGAACATACGACTAGTTTACATTCAAGTTATGAGAATAGCATCATTCCCAAATTATCGATGCTAAAGTGCTTGCTGGGATCCGATCATAATGTGGCCAGACTTTTGAAACGATGCAGCTGGTTTCTTTCAGCCGATTTGGAGAAAACCTTAATGCCAAATATGGAAATCTTGAAGAGCTATAGCATACCTATGGTGCatatccttcattttctccATCTTCGCCCGAGATGTTTCGTGGTCAAGCCGGATATTATGCAGAAATCTGTAGTTAGGGCTATAGAATTTGGGGTCCCTTGGACTTCAGGCGTTTTTATCCAAGCTGTGAGTCTTTTCACTCATACGAGTGAAGGGATGTGGGAAGTCAAGGTGCAAACGCTCCGCGATTTGGGATTTTCTGATGATGATATACTCACAATATTTAGGAAGCAACCATTGGTTTTCTCACAATCTgggaagaaaatgaagaatgtCACAGAGCTTTTGCTTGCTACCGGTAAGTACGATCTATCCAGCATTGTCACTTGTCCAGTAGCACTCATGTGCAGTATGAAGAAGAGGCTTGAGCCGCGTCTGCAAATACTTAGACTCTTGGAAAGTAGGAGTCTGATTGAAAAGTGGCCAAAACTGTCAGCTGTTGCTACATTAATAGAGGATAGATTTTTTGACAGATTTGTTGAGCCTTATCGTGATGAGATTGGCGAAGAACACATCACAAAGATATATGTCAAGACAAAAAGAGATGATACTTTGTAA
- the LOC130999245 gene encoding uncharacterized protein LOC130999245 — protein MDSLPPPPRPSRCSEGSLIGVQFPSVRTRPYYFRRCKTVNPTSIESLLDELLIEILVRLSADDLYANVRLVCRRWYHLIHFKPFVYAHLNHTSYGLLLSYSSDYLIFITATTQGRIEVSNLGYVIRFRHVSSCNGLTVGLEFCGKYAAFIVNPATKCRFSLPPLPVGGESGFLGIAYAAASMEYKVVLTYIVDRIHKCAILTVGVDKTWRSVAIAKSIGILQTPLIIQGFMLWLLERTRIMTLNVESEVMREIHVPIFPPDYDKRRHSYCYLSTGRYLSLLIEYEHLLWQVWEMKPETGEWRKLSRNIDLTAHKCRIQQFALESQDDLQIVGWVKYPEVLVFVFRGIRRFCYYYNLDADEIHSIDVPVFANFAEYAVHRNSLVWLS, from the exons ATGGATAGTCTTCCACCGCCACCGCGGCCCAGCCGGTGCAGTGAAGGCTCGCTGATTGGGGTTCAGTTTCCG AGTGTTCGAACTCGCCCTTACTATTTTAGGAGGTGTAAAACGGTGAATCCGACAAGTATAGAGTCTCTCCTCGACGAGCTGTTGATAGAAATCCTGGTACGTCTCTCAGCTGATGATCTTTACGCCAATGTAAGGCTGGTGTGTCGCAGATGGTACCATCTAATCCATTTCAAACCTTTCGTGTACGCGCACCTTAACCATACTAGTTATGGACTTCTTCTCTCATATTCCTCGGATTACCTAATTTTTATAACTGCAACAACACAAGGCCGAATTGAAGTATCTAATTTAGGTTACGTAATAAGGTTCCGACATGTCTCTAGTTGTAATGGTTTGACTGTGGGGTTAGAGTTCTGTGGAAAGTATGCTGCGTTTATTGTGAATCCTGCTACAAAGTGTCGCTTCAGCCTCCCTCCATTGCCTGTTGGAGGAGAGTCTGGTTTCCTCGGGATAGCTTATGCTGCAGCTTCCATGGAGTATAAAGTGGTCCTAACATATATTGTTGATAGGATACATAAATGTGCTATATTAACTGTTGGAGTCGACAAGACTTGGAGAAGTGTCGCCATTGCTAAATCAATTGGCATCCTTCAGACTCCGTTAATCATTCAAGGATTTATGCTCTGGCTTTTAGAAAGGACTCGTATCATGACATTGAATGTGGAGAGTGAAGTTATGAGAGAGATTCATGTCCCCATTTTTCCTCCAGATTATGACAAGAGGAGGCACTCGTATTGTTATCTTTCAACAGGGAGGTATCTCTCTCTGTTGATTGAGTATGAACATTTGTTGTGGCAAGTTTGGGAGATGAAACCGGAAACTGGGGAATGGAGAAAGCTGTCGCGCAACATTGACCTGACAGCTCATAAGTGTAGAATCCAACAGTTTGCTTTGGAGAGTCAGGATGACCTTCAGATAGTTGGTTGGGTTAAATATCCGGAGGTGTTGGTGTTTGTTTTCAGGGGGATTCGTCGCTTTTGCTATTACTACAATCTTGATGCAGATGAAATCCACTCCATCGATGTACCTGTTTTTGCTAATTTCGCCGAGTATGCAGTGCATAGGAACAGCCTCGTGTGGTTAAGTTAA